The Zavarzinella sp. sequence CCATGTTCATGCTGATAGACAGTATCCGTTGATTATTACCTCCTTTACCGTTTATTCAGTAGCGCTGGCAGCGTACTGCGTCTTCAATTATGGGTACAGTTCAGCACTCCCTGTGAAGCAGCACTTTCCTGTTGACCGTTCCCGATGGATGCCCCCGCTTGGTCAGGGTTTCCAATTCTTTAACAACTCCAATACCTCCTTTTTGATTCTGATTGTCGTTTGATCATCTTCGATAAACTTCGAAGGTCTAATGTCAGAGTTAAACCTAAATCAGATTGAAAATCGGAGTTTTTCCGCTTGAGGATCGACTTCAAATCTTGGCCACAGTCTTTTAATTATTTCATCCGGAGTTTCATTCAATGTATCGATGAATCCTTTGCAAGCGTCGAACAAGTCACGCAAGGTTGCAAAACAACAATGTTGCGTGACCTCTTCACGCATCCATTTCCATAACCCTTCAATGGGATTGAAATCGGGACTATAACTGGGCAAAACTACTATTTCGATGTCCAACTCGCTGGCTTTGGTTCGAACGAACTTCGCCTTGTGCCAAGGTGCTCCATCCCAAATTACCACAACACGTCGACCTTGTCTTTCTACCCAATCGTTCACTCGGTGCAAAAATTCAGCCGTGTTTTCCTTGTTGCATTTGCCTTCGTTCCAGATCAAACATGCACCAGCACTGAAATTGTAAGCACCATACCAGTTGATGCGATCGGACAGCGGAGGGCAATCACTCACTCGCCAAGCCGATTCTCCCTGCCACCAAGTATAGCCCAAGTCCATATCACGATGAAAATGGGATTCATCAATATAAATGATCACGATATCGCCGCGACACATTTGCTGGTACATATCCGCGAACTGTTTCAGGTATTCGGCCCGCTTTTCAGGGTCCCCTTGCCGAACAGTTTCTTGCATTTCTTCCAGCTCAATCCCGCTAATTGCAGGATCCGCCGCACGGTATTCCGAGATACATACCGCTGGAATTGACAACCGATCCAGTTGCACAACTTCCTGATCGTCCATCCGTGGCCTGGCAATTGGTGATCTACCGGATCGCTTTTCAGAACGGCATCAACGATCTGCTCTATCTGCGACTGGACAAAAGGGGACATGGCCGCCAGTACGCCGATAAATCAAGGCGTCAGGTCCATGGTTGTTATATTTATGAACCCAGTTCAACAACACATCGTCGCAACGTCCAATTTCTGCGGCATAAGCAGTTGCGTTAGTGTGACCAAGAGCAAATTTGGTACAAAGCCATAAACCGCTCCCGAGTACGAGGATGCTCGGATCTCAGAGCCAGGCGACGCAAATCATCGGTGGTTTGATTCCATTTAGTAGTGTTCGGTCGGATCATCCTTGATCTCCAAAGGTTGGTCGACTGCCTAGGTTGAACATTCTGACCAGCTTAACATAACTCACCAAATCTGTAAACACCGATTTTCAATCTGATTTTGCTTAGCGCAAAGCGGGTTCTGCGCAGGAGCTGTCGTAAAAACTTTCCTGGTACGAAAAATATTTTTTCAAGAGATCTTTTTGTCATTTCACCTAAAAATTCACCTCTTTTGCGTCATGTACAGTGATGGGGAGTGCTTACCTTTTTCATGGTGCGGTTTTTCGTCTGTTTTGCCGTTCTTTGGTGATTTTTTCGGCTCAGATCCTAATCACTTTCTCACCCTAACTTCAGGAGTTTTTGATGCGTCCAACGGAATTGGTACGTACGGTGTCGGCGTTACTTGGCACTCGTCGACCACTTATCTTTGGGGGCCACCGGGATCGGTAAATCCACCCTGATCCGGCAGGTGGCGGTGGAAGAACAACTGACCCTCGTCGATATCCGGGCCACCTTACTGGATCCGGTCGATCTGCGTGGTTTACCCCACCTTGATGGTAGTGCGGTTTCCTGGTGTCCACCCTCTTTTCTGCCGCAAACTGGACGAGGAATCCTGTTTCTGGATGAACTGGCTCAGGCACCACCCCTGGTGCAGTCGGCCTGTCTGCAGCTCACCCTCGATCGTCGGCTGGGAGAATACGAATTGCCTCCATACTGGACGATTATTGCCGCCAGCAACCGCAATGAAGATCGTGCGGGTACCCACCGATTGATCAGCCCACTGCTCAATCGCTTTATTCATCTCGATCTGGAACCCAGCCTGGAAGACTGGCAGGCGTGGGCAGTCACCAACGGCATCGTGCCGGAAGTGCGGGCGTTTCTCAATTTTCGTCCTAATCTGCTGTTCGGTTTTGATCCCAGCCTCCAGAGCCGAGCCTTTCCCACCCCCCGTTCGTGGGAGTTCGTGTCTGCAGCGATGTCCCAGGTACCCAGAGATTTACTCCACTCGGTCGTTATTGGCTGTGTGGGAGATGGCCCCGCAGCGGAGTTCACCTCCTTTCTGCGTTTATTTCAGCAACTACCCAACATTGATGATGCCTTGCAACACCCGGAAACCACACCAATCCCCCACGATCCTGCTACTCTCTATGCCCTGGTGGGAGCCCTCGTCGAACGCTGCCGAACCGACCACTCACCACTACCACAATTTGTCCGTTATGCCAGCCGACTTCCGGAAGAGTTTGGCATGGTGGCGATCCGCGATGCCCTGAGTATCCAGCCCAGCCTGGCTGCCCTGCCTGCGGTTCAGGACTGGATCCGCAATGCCCGCGAACAAGGTCTGTTTCTACGTCCATAACCAATTACTTATTCAAACAAGGATGAAACTATGATTGAGAATCACCTCGATATCGGTGGTGGGGTTGTTTTCTGGATGCTGACCGATGACACCCGCCGGGAACGTTTACAGGATGGCTTAGCCAGATTAGGTCTGGAGAAGTTTTTGCCGGAAGCACGCCCCGATACCTCGATTTTACGCGATGCCCTTGATGAACAACTGGGTGGCTCGCGGGTGCTGATCCGACCCCTGGCCCACAAAGATGGCTTTGCAGTGGTGCGGGAAGACCGTGGGGAAGAGCAGAACGAATACCGCACGGAACTGGTCGCCCGTATGGTGGGTGGTGCACTGGATCTGCAGCCGTGGGATGACCGTGCAGCAGCCATTCAGGAATCGATGCATGCCCATGCCTGCCGGATCCCAGCAGTGCAGGTTTCTCAGATGCTGGTCAAAATGGTGGAGCATCTGGGTGGCACCCGCCTGCGACCCAGTGGTGCGGTCTACTGGATCCCCGGCAACCGACTCGATGAATGGATGAAAATCGTTCAGGCGGTGGAGCAGGCCAGTGATCGACCGGCAGCAGTCTATCTGTTACGGCACCAGCTGGATACTGAGGCAGTGCGGGCGGTGCGGGATGCGGTTATCAACGAAATCGAAGCGAACACCAGCCGGATTTCTGCCGATGTGCTCTCGGGTGATCTGGGAACCCGGGCGTTGGAAACCCGCCAGCAGCAGATCGAATCACTGCGGGAAAAAGTACTGCTGTATGAAGACATTCTGAACATCGGTCTGACTCAGTTACATCAGGCGATCGATAAAGCGGATCAGGTGACGGTGACTGCCAGCCTGATGCTCAGTTCCCGCCAGAGCCTGGCTGCCCACGGGATGGTGGGATGATGGCAGCACTTCAACTGATCCGTGCGGCACGGATGCGACTGCTTCTGGGTCGGGATGGGCAGTCGGCATTCTTTGCGACGCTGGCGATGCGATTACAACTGGTGGAAGACCCGGCAATTGGCACGATGGCCACCGATGGCAGGCAACTGGCCTTTGCACCCGAGTTTGTGTTGCAATTACAGCCACAGGAACTGCTGGGGGTGCTGGTGCATGAGGTGATGCATAATGCCCTGAACCACCATCTTCGACGTGGAGCACGGAATCCAGAACTCTGGAACATCGCCTGCGATCTGGCAATCAATCCGCTGATTCTGAACGGAGGTTTGCAACTGCCTGCCAGCCGACTGCTGCCTGGAGAAGGTTCGTATGCCCACCTTGCAACAGCCCGTTGTGCTGAAGAGTACTATCAGCTGCTACTGGCAGAAAACGGTTCCTTACCAGGAGAATCCGATCCCGGTGGGTGCGGCAAAGTTCTCGATGCACCAGCAGATCCGGGGATTCGCCGTGAAATGGAGGTAGAACAGCAGATTGCGGTGCAGCAGGCCCAGACTGTAGCAATGGCGTTGGATCAGATTTTGCTTTACAGCAGATGCTCGATCAACACGGTCCGGCACTGCTGGAACGTGGCCTGGCAGCACTGCCAGAGCCAGCATTCCGCCAGTTGTTGCGGCACCCGGATCGTCTGTTGGATCTGCAGGAATATCTGCTGCTTTCAGACAGCGCTTACTGGGATCAACTGGTTCTTCAGCAATCAGAACGGGCCACGGTTGAAAGGATTGCCGAACAGGTAATGGCGCAGATCGCCCCACCTAAAACGATTCCAATGACATCGGCACCACAAAAAAACTGGAGCAGTCTTGGCCTGATTGCTGCTTCAGTGCTGCTTGGCATGGTTTTGTGGTACACCTGGGGCAATCAGATCTTCCCACCCGATGGGAAGGGCAAGATGATTGTTGTCGATGCCACCTGGGGCTGGCAGGGATTACCCTTGAATGAGATGCCCACTGAGAAGAGAGAGTATCTGACTGCAATTGCCGATGCGGGGGATGAATGGTTTCAGCGGAATCCGCGAAGTTCGAACGAGCTGCTGCAGGATTTACGGGCAATGCGCGATGGTTGTACAAAGTTGCTGGCCGCACCGCACCCAGGGTTGGGGCTGGCAGACCGGCAGTGGCTGTACGAAAAATGTGTTGCCTGGGGAACAAAGCTGGACCAGCACCTGGCCGATGCCCACACCGAGGCTGACTGGCAGGTAGTGCAGACCCAGGCGAATGAGACGGTTCGGAAACTAGTGACCGCACTGCGGGATAAAGCGAAGAATGTTGGATAAGCCTTAGGAGCCACGAAATGACCCGACTGTTCTTGATTCTGCTGATCGTGGCGATGACCAACGTCACCCTGTTCGCAGCCCCACAGAAGTTTGCGTTACTGATTGGTATAAACAAATATCGGCACCGCGAGATGAACCAACCCAAGCCCCTGCAGTATGCCGAAGCGGATGTGACGGAACTGGATGCAATGTTAAAGGCATCTGGTTATGAAACGGTGCTGTTAACAGGGGACAGCGCCACCAAAGAGGCGATTGAAAAGCAGATCAAGTTGATCCAGACGAAAGGCAACAGCGATGGCGTGGTGCTGGTGGCACTGGCAGGCCATGGGGTGCAGCACGAGAAGGCGGAAGATGCCTGGTAGTGCCCATAGATTGGTGGTAAGGTTTATTTTATTTTCATTAACCACTACTGCAAACTACTTAGTGCGTGTGACAATTCATTGTGCATTTCCTCTACAGAATGGTAGCGGTTTTCTGGCTCTTTTTGAAGGCATTTCTGGCACACTGTATCCAGTTGCTTCGGAATATCCGGGTTTATCTGGGCTGGGTTTCCGGGCACTGTTGTCAGGATCTGTTCGATCAACAGGTTTCTCGCATTTGACTGAAATACATTGCGATTGGTGATCAGCTCAAACAGTATCACTCCAAGACTGTATATGTCAGTGGAATAACCGATCCTGGAATGTTCTCCACGAATCTGTTCCGGCGGCATGTACTGAAAAGTTCCCAGCACTTCACCTGACCTGGTATGCATTCCACCAGCCAATAAAGAGCGAGCGATACCAAAATCAGTGATCATCGGACGATCATTTTCAGTCAACAATATATTGGCAGGCTTCAAATCCCGGTGGACGATGTGCTGCTTATGTGCCGCCTGCACACCTTTCAGAATTTCCATCATCACTTTGGTACCCCAATGCCAAGTGGGGTGATTCTGGCTCAGTCGGTCTGCAAGTGTACCTCCATCTGCCCAAAGAGATATGATGTAGAACCGCTGATTGATAGCACCTGATTCGATAAAGGGTACAATGTTGGGGTGGGATAAACGCTGAAGTGTTTCGGCTTCATGCAGCAACCGGAGCAATTCAGTAGCTGTTGCTGTTTGATGGGCAAACTTGATCGCTACATCCGGACCACCACGCAGTGGCCTGCTACGATAAACAATCCCCATTCCACCCTGATTCATGAATTCCAACGGCGCGTAACCAGGGACCACTGGCGGTTCTCTCACTTCCTTCTCCGTAGTTACCTGCGTTGAATTAAATCTGCAGCCTGTTAATCCATCGTGTAACATCAGAATGTCCTGCAACTCTTTTCGCCAATGTGGGAAGCGCTCACAGTATTCTTCCAGTAGGTATGTATCCCCCAATTCAGCACGATTCATGATCTCGCCATAGATAATTACCAGAGCATCCTCCTGTGAACCCGCTAGTTTTGGCAATGTGCGGAAGTAATCTTCTGCCCGTGGGCGTTCACCACGTGCAAATCGTTCATCCTGATCCGCACGCACTGCTTCACAGAGCAACGGCAGTGGAAGGTGCTTCCAGCCATTCGCCATTTCGGTAATTGAATTAAACGGACTGCTCATCATCTTCCTCTAACCCAAGGTCATGTGCAGCACGATTCATCGCGCGGGCGAACTGTTTTCTGCGGCCTTCCGCCGTGCCTCCCATTTCCAGTGCAATCTGTTGCCAATCCTGCCTGTTCTGCCGTCGATCGGCAATCTCCCGCTCTTCCGTTGTGAGGGCATTTCTCAATTTTTCAAGCAATTCTGCCTCTTCCACAATCCGATCTGGGGTGGGGTGATTCCCAAAAATATCACCCAAATGATCAACCGCAACTTCCCGCTGCTGTGACCGGCGTTCCTGTTGAAAATACCGTGCGGCCGACCGCACCTTGTTTTGGGCAATTCTTGCCAGCAACGCAATTAATTGCTGGGGATTATCCAGGTCATATTGCCCCATAGCTGCCCGCATGAAGAAAGTGCCCATCACCGACTGGCAGATATCCACCGAATCAAATTTTGCACGCATCGAAGAACTGATGTTGGAACGCACAATTACTCTGATTGCGGGTTCAAATCGCTTAATCAACTGCTCTGCTGCCAGGGCATCGCCATTTCGGATGCGTTCAATGAAATCAGAAAACGGTGGGTCTTCTTTCATCTTTTTTTCCTTTTTTCTTTTTGTCCTGTCCGACTGATGAACCGACGGCGATGAATTGTTGAGTAAAGTGGTTCATCGCTACGGAATCAGGAGAAAGAAAATGCTTAATTTTCAGAAATACAAAACAGGTTTTCAGTAAAACCGAAACGCGGCTGGTGTTGACCACACTGGAAGCAAGGGAAGTTCCCGCCACCCTCGCGGTGCTGGGCGATGATGGAATTCTGCGAATGTCTGCAGACAGTGCGGGTGCAACGATTGCTGTGACCAGCGAGCTGGTTTATAACGGAAGTCCTTATTCGAAGCCAACTTACACGATTCAGGTCTCCAGCACTGATCAGGATGGCAGGCGGGTACAGTCTTTTCTCGGGCACCAGGTGAAGTCGTTGTACTTTCACGGTTCTGAGAGAACGGATACATTCACAAACCGCACCACGCTGGCATCGCGGGTGTTTGGATTTGGGGGCGACGACCGCCTTTACGGTGGCAGTGGGGCAGACCACATCGATGGTGGGGATGGCGCGGACATTATTGATGGCGGCAAAGGTGATGATACCTTGATTGGCGGGAACAGCCGCGATCACATTACCGGTGGGGACGATAAGGACACGATCTATGGTGATAGCACGAATCTGGAAGATACGTTCGGCGGTAACGACACACTCATTGGTGGGGAAGGAATTGACAGCATTTTTGGTGGTGGAGGACACGATACCATCTACGGGCAGGGTGGAAACGACTGGCTCAGTGGCAATACAGGCGATGACATGATTTTTGGTGGTAATGGCAACGATTCCCTCCTTGGTGGCTCCGGTAAAGACGTACTGAATGGGGAAGCGGACAACGACACCCTGTATTATTCCGAAGATGCAGTGTGGGGTTACAACTAGAACGGAAATACCATCGGTAAAGTGCGCAGTTATGATGTATTTAATGGTGGTACTGGCACCGATAATATTCAGATGTCTGGACAGAATGAAGTACTTCGATTTCAGGATCTGTCCCGCAGTACCTATCCAGCGATCCGGATCCAGGGTGTCGAAAACATCTATGGTCACGCGGGAAATGATCTGATTGATCTGAGTTACGATCCCGAACAAAGCCCTGCATCGCTGGGTGTTTCGGCTGGGATGTATGTTGATGGAGGGGCAGGCAACGATGTCGTCATTGGCCACCAGACTACCCAGATGAGCCTGAATGGCGGTGCAAACGATGATTACATTTTCACCAACAACATTACCTCTGCCGCTTATGGCTGGGATGGTTTTGATGAAGTCGAAATCCTTGCGGGTCAACGTCCCAACCTCTCTGGATTCGAAAAAACGGTGATCAAGGTAGATACTGATGATCATCAAGAAGCTTCGTGGAGTTGTGGACCGAATTCCGTTGCCAGATTTATGCGGGCTTATGGTATTCAACTGACATACGCACAGGCGAAACGGTTTACCGAGTATGATGGGAACATTATCTCCTACCTGGAACTGGGTACCCCACCCAGTCAACTGATCGATACGATGCAACACTGGAAACCAGATTCCAGGATGGAAAAAGAAAGCACTACCGATCGATTGAAGGAACTTGTGCTGCAGGGAAAACCTGCAATTATCCTCGTTTCGATGGGGAAAATTGATACCGCGGGCAATTTTGCTGGTGGAAATGTGGGTGAACTGCATTATGTAGTGGTGAACGGTTACGATGCTAGACGCGATACATTCCTCATCTCGAATACCAATGGTGAACAATATTGGTGGAAGAGACGAGATCTTGAGTACAAATGGAACTGGTCTAATGATTTCTCCGGCTGGATTGGAGGGCCATCGGAAGGGGCGTTGCGGATCGAGGGTTTCCGGGATCGAACGTTGTTCTACTAAAACCTCCCTGGAATACTTTTTCAGTGTAAAGTCACCTTTCAGGTGACTTTTTTTGCGTATTTTTTGTCCGATATTCCCATTGACGGAGATGAACTGGTAGAGGCGGTAATGCCTGAACTTTCGTTGTAAAGAGGAGTAAATCATGTTCGGATCAATTCGATTAAATGTGGAACCACTGGAAGCACGTGAAGTACCCGCTGTTATTGGCTGGGTAAAAGGTGTGCCGCAACCGGAACCACCGACCGTGGTTGGTAAGGTGACAATGGTGAAAGTGGAAACCACGCCAATTACGTTGAAAGCCGGGATGTTGCTTCCAGCACTGAGTAAAATAGATTTTCCTTCCACACTACCTAAGTCGGGAATGCTGTTACCCGCTCTCAACCAGGGGGTTGAACAAAGTTCGGCAGATACCGATACGATACTGGACCCGGTTTTCGCTGGAAGATAATTGATCACTGCTTGACAGGTGGTTGTGTTGGTCCACGGCGAATACAAATTACATAACTTGTGCCGTTGGTGTTCGCAGTCAACAGATGCCTGCCGTCGTGGGTGAACTGGAACAGCACCGCATGGGGAAACACCCATTCACGTCGCTTTGTTCCGGTCGAGGAATCGTAAAGGCCGTACCAGAAACGTTCTGGACTAGCTGAAATGTCTAACCCACCAACGACGAATTGTCTGCCATCGGGACTGATCGCCAGAGTCCAGTGACCACCAATAGCAAGGCCAGTCAACCTGCAGACCGAACGAGGAGCGGGCCCGGTAATATCCCAGATGGTGGCACCTGTACCTGACATGGTGATCATGCGTCGGCCGTCGGCGGAGATATCCCAGTTCGAAATATTTTCGAATCCTGCTGGTAGTTTGATCTCTTTTGTATCTTTGCCACTCAAATCCCACTGATGGAGTGTGCCGACATGCCCCGACTGATCTCGTTGGTACAACGCCTTGCCGTCGGCTGAAAGGCGGGTGATAGCGGCAGTAGTTAACGGCACCCGCGCCACTTCCTCAAATGCCTTCAAGGTTGGGCGGTAGATCGCAGCAAAAATGTCCTTTCCCGAGACGATGGTTACTGTGAAAGTGGACGCATCCGCTGAACCATGAATCGACCAGATCTGGCCACCGGTGACCACCTTTCTGATCGGTGCT is a genomic window containing:
- a CDS encoding IS630 family transposase codes for the protein MDDQEVVQLDRLSIPAVCISEYRAADPAISGIELEEMQETVRQGDPEKRAEYLKQFADMYQQMCRGDIVIIYIDESHFHRDMDLGYTWWQGESAWRVSDCPPLSDRINWYGAYNFSAGACLIWNEGKCNKENTAEFLHRVNDWVERQGRRVVVIWDGAPWHKAKFVRTKASELDIEIVVLPSYSPDFNPIEGLWKWMREEVTQHCCFATLRDLFDACKGFIDTLNETPDEIIKRLWPRFEVDPQAEKLRFSI
- a CDS encoding MoxR family ATPase; the protein is MALVDHLSLGATGIGKSTLIRQVAVEEQLTLVDIRATLLDPVDLRGLPHLDGSAVSWCPPSFLPQTGRGILFLDELAQAPPLVQSACLQLTLDRRLGEYELPPYWTIIAASNRNEDRAGTHRLISPLLNRFIHLDLEPSLEDWQAWAVTNGIVPEVRAFLNFRPNLLFGFDPSLQSRAFPTPRSWEFVSAAMSQVPRDLLHSVVIGCVGDGPAAEFTSFLRLFQQLPNIDDALQHPETTPIPHDPATLYALVGALVERCRTDHSPLPQFVRYASRLPEEFGMVAIRDALSIQPSLAALPAVQDWIRNAREQGLFLRP
- a CDS encoding DUF6744 family protein; translation: MIENHLDIGGGVVFWMLTDDTRRERLQDGLARLGLEKFLPEARPDTSILRDALDEQLGGSRVLIRPLAHKDGFAVVREDRGEEQNEYRTELVARMVGGALDLQPWDDRAAAIQESMHAHACRIPAVQVSQMLVKMVEHLGGTRLRPSGAVYWIPGNRLDEWMKIVQAVEQASDRPAAVYLLRHQLDTEAVRAVRDAVINEIEANTSRISADVLSGDLGTRALETRQQQIESLREKVLLYEDILNIGLTQLHQAIDKADQVTVTASLMLSSRQSLAAHGMVG
- a CDS encoding caspase family protein; translation: MTRLFLILLIVAMTNVTLFAAPQKFALLIGINKYRHREMNQPKPLQYAEADVTELDAMLKASGYETVLLTGDSATKEAIEKQIKLIQTKGNSDGVVLVALAGHGVQHEKAEDAW
- a CDS encoding serine/threonine-protein kinase, encoding MMSSPFNSITEMANGWKHLPLPLLCEAVRADQDERFARGERPRAEDYFRTLPKLAGSQEDALVIIYGEIMNRAELGDTYLLEEYCERFPHWRKELQDILMLHDGLTGCRFNSTQVTTEKEVREPPVVPGYAPLEFMNQGGMGIVYRSRPLRGGPDVAIKFAHQTATATELLRLLHEAETLQRLSHPNIVPFIESGAINQRFYIISLWADGGTLADRLSQNHPTWHWGTKVMMEILKGVQAAHKQHIVHRDLKPANILLTENDRPMITDFGIARSLLAGGMHTRSGEVLGTFQYMPPEQIRGEHSRIGYSTDIYSLGVILFELITNRNVFQSNARNLLIEQILTTVPGNPAQINPDIPKQLDTVCQKCLQKEPENRYHSVEEMHNELSHALSSLQ
- a CDS encoding ECF-type sigma factor, producing the protein MKEDPPFSDFIERIRNGDALAAEQLIKRFEPAIRVIVRSNISSSMRAKFDSVDICQSVMGTFFMRAAMGQYDLDNPQQLIALLARIAQNKVRSAARYFQQERRSQQREVAVDHLGDIFGNHPTPDRIVEEAELLEKLRNALTTEEREIADRRQNRQDWQQIALEMGGTAEGRRKQFARAMNRAAHDLGLEEDDEQSV
- a CDS encoding calcium-binding protein — its product is MLTTLEAREVPATLAVLGDDGILRMSADSAGATIAVTSELVYNGSPYSKPTYTIQVSSTDQDGRRVQSFLGHQVKSLYFHGSERTDTFTNRTTLASRVFGFGGDDRLYGGSGADHIDGGDGADIIDGGKGDDTLIGGNSRDHITGGDDKDTIYGDSTNLEDTFGGNDTLIGGEGIDSIFGGGGHDTIYGQGGNDWLSGNTGDDMIFGGNGNDSLLGGSGKDVLNGEADNDTLYYSEDAVWGYN
- a CDS encoding C39 family peptidase; this translates as MSGQNEVLRFQDLSRSTYPAIRIQGVENIYGHAGNDLIDLSYDPEQSPASLGVSAGMYVDGGAGNDVVIGHQTTQMSLNGGANDDYIFTNNITSAAYGWDGFDEVEILAGQRPNLSGFEKTVIKVDTDDHQEASWSCGPNSVARFMRAYGIQLTYAQAKRFTEYDGNIISYLELGTPPSQLIDTMQHWKPDSRMEKESTTDRLKELVLQGKPAIILVSMGKIDTAGNFAGGNVGELHYVVVNGYDARRDTFLISNTNGEQYWWKRRDLEYKWNWSNDFSGWIGGPSEGALRIEGFRDRTLFY